Proteins from a single region of Thunnus albacares chromosome 16, fThuAlb1.1, whole genome shotgun sequence:
- the zbtb2b gene encoding zinc finger and BTB domain-containing protein 2b, with translation MELANHGLILLQQLNAQREFGFLCDCTVAIGDVFFKAHKAVLAAFSNYFRMLFIHQDSDCVRLKAADIQPDIFSYLLNLMYTGKLAPQLIDPARLEQGVRFLHAYPLLQEASQSVYSHPEHSINLSTSLYGIQISDQQVAMSARLAARRQLSSPFDMEQLSSEGKCPSTPAAAAAYTDSLPFKLASSPPDMEASTSGTKPTVEEGGTDLLTADGAAANAILHVKPSIMKRSSSFRKHYSCHLCRSRFTQRSLLREHLLQHTQALQQTPSESSNALSPVMTGEHSMLEMEGILKGNKAAANASGAAAAVEVISDSEQTPVSGTNSDSPRAEVSTSSWGFGGINSQADTPPPSDIADIDNLENADLDREVKRRKYECSTCGRKFIQKSHWREHMYIHTGKPFKCSACGKSFCRANQAARHVCLNQGADAYTMVDRQSMELCTAGDDSSQMEAMFLGSSKPYKCNICATTFSSPNEVIKHLCFTQGGLVGQQGNTGAGMLLQREEFSKDEGSDLSNSATPLEPIKTEEILVE, from the exons ATGGAGTTGGCCAACCATGGTCTTATCCTGCTGCAGCAGCTTAACGCTCAGAGGGAGTTTGGCTTCCTGTGCGACTGCACTGTGGCTATCGGAGATGTCTTCTTCAAAGCCCACAAGGCCGTCCTCGCCGCCTTCTCCAACTACTTTAGAATGCTCTTCATTCACCAGGACAG tGACTGTGTGCGTCTGAAGGCCGCTGACATACAGCCAGATATCTTCAGCTACCTCCTCAACCTGATGTACACAGGCAAGCTTGCACCCCAGTTGATAGACCCTGCACGGCTGGAGCAGGGGGTCAGATTCCTGCATGCCTATCCGCTCTTGCAGGAAGCCAGCCAGTCGGTGTACTCGCACCCTGAGCACAGCATCAACCTCTCGACCTCCCTCTACGGCATCCAGATCTCTGACCAACAAGTGGCAATGTCAGCTAGATTAGCCGCTCGACGGCAGCTCTCCTCACCCTTCGACATGGAGCAACTCAGCTCAGAGGGAAAGTGTCCGTCCACACCAGCTGCCGCAGCTGCGTACACAGATTCCTTACCGTTCAAATTGGCTTCCTCACCTCCAGACATGGAGGCCTCAACTAGCGGCACAAAGCCTACAGTTGAGGAAGGGGGAACGGACCTGCTAACTGCGGATGGTGCCGCAGCCAATGCCATCCTCCATGTGAAGCCCAGCATCATGAAGAGAAGTTCCTCCTTTAGGAAGCATTACTCCTGTCATCTGTGCAGGAGTCGATTCACCCAGAGAAGCCTTCTGAGAGAGCACCTCCTCCAGCACACCCAGGCTCTGCAGCAGACCCCGTCGGAGTCCAGCAATGCACTCTCACCTGTAATGACTGGGGAACATAGCATGCTAGAGATGGAGGGAATCCTTAAGGGAAACAAGGCCGCCGCAAATGCCTCAGGTGCCGCTGCGGCAGTCGAGGTAATCAGTGATAGCGAGCAAACACCTGTTTCAGGTACCAACTCGGACTCTCCCCGAGCAGAGGTGTCCACGTCCAGTTGGGGGTTTGGGGGAATAAATTCTCAGGCAGACACACCGCCTCCGTCGGACATTGCGGACATCGACAACCTGGAGAATGCTGACTTGGACCGTGAAGTGAAGCGGCGGAAGTACGAGTGCTCCACCTGCGGGCGCAAGTTCATTCAGAAGAGCCATTGGCGTGAACACATGTACATCCACACAGGCAAGCCCTTCAAATGCAGTGCTTGTGGCAAGAGCTTTTGCCGTGCCAACCAGGCGGCCCGCCACGTGTGCCTGAACCAGGGGGCTGACGCCTACACCATGGTGGACCGACAAAGCATGGAGCTTTGCACTGCGGGGGATGACAGCAGCCAGATGGAGGCAATGTTCTTGGGCTCGTCGAAGCCTTACAAATGTAACATTTGTGCAACAACCTTCTCCAGTCCCAATGAGGTGATCAAACACCTATGCTTCACCCAAGGGGGATTAGTGGGGCAGCAGGGAAACACGGGGGCAGGCATGCTGCTCCAGCGTGAAGAGTTTTCTAAAGACGAAGGCTCTGATTTGTCCAACTCTGCCACCCCACTTGAACCCATAAAGACTGAAGAGATCCTCGTAGAGTAG